A DNA window from Ostrea edulis chromosome 5, xbOstEdul1.1, whole genome shotgun sequence contains the following coding sequences:
- the LOC125648830 gene encoding N-methyl-L-tryptophan oxidase-like: MAVYDLCIVGAGMIGSAAARHASANSNVKVCLIGPQEPKVREANSGNEVFGTHYDEGRIARATATNPLWANLAKLSEERYRELENLSGIRFYHEVGALTVGTKTGRFIEQTKSSIKDYSNVEMLGNEELESKFPYLNFADSDEGIFEKRHAGYINPRKMVMAQIVVASNQGCDVIRDIVLNIENFEMGYKLLSERGKIIWTKKVLLATNAFTGLHKLLKNPVSYQSMPQTVTLASVSENTAKSLGNMPIVMYEGEGGRSWSKSYPRGSGGTIHFYLLPPIKYPDGKYYVKIGHSDEILKGSLELTDVRKWYCGSGDDELERELYTLVETVFNGIQFESHYGDACVTMVTPGKQPYVDHISSTLAVALGGNGYAAKSSDEIGRIAADLIIKSKWTCDMPRENFKVKFCNKSKL; encoded by the exons ATGGCTGTGTACGATCTGTGTATCGTTGGGGCGGGTATGATAGGATCTGCTGCGGCCCGGCATGCTTCAGCAAATTCAAATGTAAAAGTATGTCTTATTGGTCCGCAGGAACCAAAA GTTAGAGAAGCGAATAGCGGGAACGAAGTCTTCGGAACACATTATGATGAGGGAAGAATTGCAAGGGCGACGGCAACAAATCCATTGTGGGCAAATTTGGCCAAACTGTCTGAAGAAAGATACCGAGAACTGGAGAATCTTTCGG GAATTCGTTTCTATCATGAAGTTGGGGCACTGACTGTTGGTACAAAAACTGGCCGATTTATTGAACAGACAAAATCATCAATCAAAGATTACAGCAATGTCGAAATGCTTGGAAATGAAGAACTTGAGTCCAAATTCCCATACCTTAATTTCGCAGACAGCGATGAAGGAATTTTTGAAAAGAGACATGCTGGCTACATAAACCCAAGAAAAATGGTAATGGCGCAAATTGTAGTCGCAAGCAACCAAGGATGTGACGTCATTCGTGATATCGTGctaaatattgaaaactttgaaatgggATATAAACTATTGAGCGAACGAGGGAAAATTATATGGACAAAAAAGGTTTTGTTAGCGACCAATGCTTTCACGGGATTAcacaaacttttaaagaatCCCGTATCATATCAGTCCATGCCACAGACAGTTACACTTGCCTCTGTCAGCGAAAATACTGCCAAAAGCCTGGG CAATATGCCGATCGTCATGTACGAAGGCGAGGGCGGCAGATCGTGGTCTAAATCTTATCCTAGAGGATCTGGTGGGACCATTCACTTCTATTTATTGCCTCCGATAAAATATCCAGATG GAAAGTATTACGTCAAGATTGGACACTCGGATGAAATTTTGAAAGGCAGCCTCGAATTGACAGATGTCAGAAAATGGTACTGTGGAAGTGGGGATGATGAACTGGAGCGAGAGCTGTACACATTGGTAGAAACAGTATTCAATG GTATCCAATTTGAAAGCCATTATGGTGACGCATGTGTAACCATGGTGACGCCAGGGAAACAGCCTTACGTAGACCACATATCTTCTACTCTAGCTGTAGCTCTCGGTGGAAACGGATATGCCGCAAAATCAAGCGATGAAATTGGCAGAATTGCTGCTGATCTTATAATCAAGTCAAAGTGGACGTGCGACATGCCGAGGGAAAATTTCAAAGTGAAATTCTGTAACAAATCTAAACTTTAA
- the LOC125648841 gene encoding putative universal stress protein SAUSA300_1656 isoform X1: protein MKNVLIAMDDSKESVFAFKQYVEKIHTTNNYIIAAYCAEYIEADMGVLSITQVGFDVIEGLITEDEKRILSVLDNIETLLMSHQVEGEVIRLEGNPGNAIITKASEVNATLIVMGSRGLGKIRRTFLGSVSDFVIHHSPVPVAICR from the exons atgaaGAACGTCCTGATAGCCATGGATGACAGCAAAGAGTCTGTATTCGCTTTTAAGC AATATGTGGAGAAAATACACACTACTAACAATTATATAATAGCTGCCTACTGCGCTGAATACATTGAAGCTGACATGGGCG TTCTATCAATTACACAAGTTGGATTCGACGTCATCGAGGGATTGATAACGGAAGATGAGAAGCGGATTTTGTCTGTACTGGACAATATAGAGACTCTCCTTATGTCCCACCAG GTGGAAGGGGAAGTAATTCGACTAGAGGGGAATCCTGGAAACGCCATCATTACCAAAGCCAGTGAGGTCAACGCAACATTGATCGTTATGGGATCACGTGGGCTGGGTAAAATCAGACGAACATTTCTTGGCAGTGTCAGTGATTTTGTAATCCATCATTCCCCCGTGCCAGTGGCGATTTGTAGATAA
- the LOC125648841 gene encoding putative universal stress protein SAUSA300_1656 isoform X2, which produces MKNVLIAMDDSKESVFAFKLLSITQVGFDVIEGLITEDEKRILSVLDNIETLLMSHQVEGEVIRLEGNPGNAIITKASEVNATLIVMGSRGLGKIRRTFLGSVSDFVIHHSPVPVAICR; this is translated from the exons atgaaGAACGTCCTGATAGCCATGGATGACAGCAAAGAGTCTGTATTCGCTTTTAAGC TTCTATCAATTACACAAGTTGGATTCGACGTCATCGAGGGATTGATAACGGAAGATGAGAAGCGGATTTTGTCTGTACTGGACAATATAGAGACTCTCCTTATGTCCCACCAG GTGGAAGGGGAAGTAATTCGACTAGAGGGGAATCCTGGAAACGCCATCATTACCAAAGCCAGTGAGGTCAACGCAACATTGATCGTTATGGGATCACGTGGGCTGGGTAAAATCAGACGAACATTTCTTGGCAGTGTCAGTGATTTTGTAATCCATCATTCCCCCGTGCCAGTGGCGATTTGTAGATAA
- the LOC125648837 gene encoding stress response protein NhaX-like, which yields MKKVLIAMDGSKESLFALKQYVEKIHDHDKHVTAVYCVHYSITDPEELIITAKDAEDVKAMMQKDEACITSVLDKVQTLLTENQVIGEVIRLEGKPEVAIISKAEEISASLIVMGSRGLGTIRRTILGSVSEFILHHSHIPVMICRMGCDSV from the exons ATGAAGAAAGTTCTGATTGCTATGGATGGTAGTAAGGAATCTTTATTTGCCCTCAAAC AATACGTGGAGAAAATTCACGACCACGACAAACACGTGACAGCTGTCTATTGTGTCCACTACAGTATAACAGATCCTGAAG AATTGATAATCACGGCAAAAGATGCAGAGGATGTAAAAGCCATGATGCAAAAGGACGAAGCGTGTATTACGTCTGTTCTCGATAAAGTGCAGACTCTCCTAACAGAAAATCAG GTGATCGGTGAAGTCATTAGACTTGAGGGAAAACCTGAAGTCGCAATAATATCAAAAGCAGAAGAAATAAGTGCGTCGCTGATTGTGATGGGGTCACGTGGTTTAGGTACTATAAGGCGAACTATTTTAGGTAGCGTCAGTGAGTTCATACTTCACCATTCCCACATACCAGTTATGATTTGTAGAATGGGATGCGATTCTGTATAA